The genome window ATGAAGAAAAAGAAGCAGAGCTTACTCCAGAGCGTATGCGTGAATTTGAAAAGGTTATCTTACTACGTTCAATTGATACGAAGTGGATTGATCATATTGATGCAATGGATCAGCTTCGTCAAGGTATCCATCTTCGTGCATATGGCCAAAATGACCCGCTTCGTGAGTATCAACAAGAGGGCTTTGCTATGTTTGAGGATATGGTCGCTTCCATTCGTGAAGATGTAGCGAAATATGCGATGAAGGCAGAAATTCGCAGTAACTTAGAACGTGAGGAAGTTGCAAAAGGTCAAGCTGTTAATCCGAAAGAGGATGGTTCTCCAGCTCCGAAAAAGCAACCTGTCCGTAAGGCTGAAAATGTCGGACGTAATGATTTATGTCCATGTGGAAGCGGTAAGAAGTTTAAAAACTGCCATGGTGCGGCTCAATAAGTATAAATACGAAAAAGATCATTTTAACTATACGTTAAAATGGTCTTTTTTTGATGTTGGGATATCCTGACGATTTGAATACACCTATACCCCTGGCTAACAATCCAAGGAGGCTCGGCGGGAAGGGAGGAGCATTTATCGGAACAGTCAGGTAAGCTAAACATTGCGCCTCGCTAGAACCCTTTTTTAGACTCTATAAAGATGTAACATGACTGAAAGAAGACCAGACCTTGCACGAAATGAAGAGGACATAAAAAAGTGGAGCCCTTTTCTATTTTTCATAAATCCAAAAAGATAAATTGATAGATAATTCAGAAAAAAGTACACAATACTACAACAATAGGTAAATAGTTCAATAAAAAGGGTAATGTTTATAACTTTTTTCTGATTTATTATGAATATATATGGATAGTCGAAAAGTTTTAAAATGTGATAAGTGTGGGCCTACTTTCTTTGAATAGAGGGGGTGATTCATGTGTGGACATAAAAATCCTCGAGTAGCGTAGTCCTGAAAAGACCTACTCGAGGAAATACATTGGAGTATACCAATATAACTATTAGTATACTCCTTTTTACTAGAAAATATAAATATTATTTAAAGGAGGATTAACATGCATTCTGAAGATATTATGAGTAGTGAAACGATGCTGTATATGCCGGAGTATGATGCCTTTGGAAACTTATGTACACTTGTGATAGAAAGGGATTATCAATATATATCCAAATTAGCACCGACAAAATTGATGGATTTTAATTTACGTTATTTTGGTTCTAGTTTAAGAGGTGCCTTAGATGGATCGAAGATGATACTTGGTAAGCTAAACAAAAATCCAATAGTGGTCCATGAGCGAAGTAATATCGTATGGTTCCCAAGTAGATCTGCTCTACATCCTGAATGTATCTGGTTCGCTGTCCACCATATTGATGACTATCAAGTGGTGGATAAAAAGAGGACAAAAGTAACGTTTATGAATGGAAAGAGAATTATTGTGGATCTGAGTATGAGAGCATTTGAATATCGAATTCAAAGAGCGTTTTTACTAAAATATAAACTGGAGAAACGAACAAAGTACTTACTTGTTCAAAATGATCGCGCTAAAGTATTTCAACGTATGGCAAGCCACAGTTCTATGTTTGAGGATGAAGCTTAAGGCGAATAGCTATCGCACTATTTAGTTATGTAAATCATGCTGTATTGTTAAAAAAGTATGTTTTCCGACGTAAAAACGTTATAATAAAAAAATACGGGGCTTACAAAAAATAGAGAAATGAGTATTTTGCATGCATTTCTTATACAGATTTGAATTTCTATAGAAATCTGTGAAACTTGACTGTGGGAAATTGCTCCTGCTGTCTCAGACTGTTGGTACAGAATAGTTTTACAAGATAGCCCCATTAAAAATGTTCGGAGGATTTAACAATGATTGAATTAGCAGATGTACGTAACGCGTTAGACACTTCAGCCAAAAAATTGGCGGATTTTAGGGGGTCTCTTTGACTTAGAAAACAAAGAGGCACGTATTCAGGAACTAGATGAAATGATGCTTGAGCCAGGCTTCTGGGATGATCAGCAAGGCGCACAAGTAATCATTAATGAGAGTAATGGCTTAAAGGCAATTGCAAATGAGTATAAAGATTTATTGGAAACATATGAAAACTTAGATATGACACTAGAGCTATTGCGAGAAGAGCCTGATGAAGAATTGCAAGAGGAGCTGGGCAACGAGCTAGCAGAATTCCAGCAAAAAATGGGCGATTTTGAGCTGCAATTACTATTAAGTGGCCCATATGACCAAAACAATGCAATTTTAGAGTTGCACCCAGGAGCAGGTGGTACGGAATCTCAGGATTGGGGCTCAATGCTGCTTCGTATGTACACACGCTGGGCAGAAAAACGTGGCTTTAAAGTCGAAACAGTTGATTATCTTCCAGGGGATGAAGCAGGTATTAAATCTGTAACATTATCCATTAAGGGTCATAATGCTTACGGCTATTTACAAGCAGAAAAGGGTGTCCATCGTTTAGTACGTATTTCACCGTTTGACTCTTCTGGTCGTCGTCATACATCATTCGTTTCTTGTGATGTTATGCCTGAATTCGATGATAATATTGAAGTTGATATTCGCACAGAGGATTTAAAAATTGATACGTATCGTGCAACAGGAGCAGGTGGTCAGCATATTAATACGACAGATTCAGCTGTTCGTATTACGCATATTCCAACTGGTACTGTCGTACAATGTCAGGCAGAACGTTCACAAATTAAAAACCGTGAAAAAGCCATGACGATGTTAAAAGGGAAGCTCTATCAATTAGAGATCGAAAAGCAACAGGCACAGCTAGATGAAATCCGTGGTGAACAGAAGGAAATCGGCTGGGGTTCACAAATTCGTTCATACGTATTCCATCCTTATTCAATGGTGAAGGATCATCGTACAAATGAAGAAACAGGTAATGTAGGAGCGGTGATGGATGGTGATGTAGATCCATTCATTAATGCATATTTACGTTCAAAGATCGGGTAATGAAAGTCCCTCGGAGGCACAGTAACATTGTGCTCCTGAGGGGTTTTTTTTCTGATTCTAATCAAAAAGGTGGATGATACGGAGTGTCTTGACTAATTTCCTTACGTTCATTCATGTAATGTTTATAGAGCATCGATGCATTGACAAATTGTTTGCTAATTGAAGCATATTGAATGGGTAGCTCAATTTGTTTATCGTTTTTCAGAGTGACGATACAGCCCATTTTACTCGGGACAATATTTGAAATGGCGTGAAGACCGATCCAAATATTGTGGATGGAGTTTGGCGAAAAGGTTGGTAGAAAAATACATGGATAACCATAATCATAAGCAACAACGATTGGAAGCTTATGTTGATTGCCGAAGAAGCGTTTGGCGGAATGTTTTGC of Lysinibacillus agricola contains these proteins:
- a CDS encoding competence protein ComK, which encodes MHSEDIMSSETMLYMPEYDAFGNLCTLVIERDYQYISKLAPTKLMDFNLRYFGSSLRGALDGSKMILGKLNKNPIVVHERSNIVWFPSRSALHPECIWFAVHHIDDYQVVDKKRTKVTFMNGKRIIVDLSMRAFEYRIQRAFLLKYKLEKRTKYLLVQNDRAKVFQRMASHSSMFEDEA
- the prfB gene encoding peptide chain release factor 2 (programmed frameshift), translating into MIELADVRNALDTSAKKLADFRGSLDLENKEARIQELDEMMLEPGFWDDQQGAQVIINESNGLKAIANEYKDLLETYENLDMTLELLREEPDEELQEELGNELAEFQQKMGDFELQLLLSGPYDQNNAILELHPGAGGTESQDWGSMLLRMYTRWAEKRGFKVETVDYLPGDEAGIKSVTLSIKGHNAYGYLQAEKGVHRLVRISPFDSSGRRHTSFVSCDVMPEFDDNIEVDIRTEDLKIDTYRATGAGGQHINTTDSAVRITHIPTGTVVQCQAERSQIKNREKAMTMLKGKLYQLEIEKQQAQLDEIRGEQKEIGWGSQIRSYVFHPYSMVKDHRTNEETGNVGAVMDGDVDPFINAYLRSKIG
- a CDS encoding competence protein ComK gives rise to the protein MPANYVNGYLMSFNTYLLQPIQYDSKIFTRVIDKHNELIVTRKPLHILRKSCISLGTTYEAAKHSAKRFFGNQHKLPIVVAYDYGYPCIFLPTFSPNSIHNIWIGLHAISNIVPSKMGCIVTLKNDKQIELPIQYASISKQFVNASMLYKHYMNERKEISQDTPYHPPF